The following are encoded in a window of Osmia bicornis bicornis chromosome 15, iOsmBic2.1, whole genome shotgun sequence genomic DNA:
- the LOC114878505 gene encoding dnaJ protein homolog 1-like, which yields MGKDYYKILGITKSASDDEIKKAYRKLALKYHPDKNRSPGAEEKFKEIAEAYEVLSDAKKREVYDKFGEEGLKGGAGGTAGGGGGGTTYTFHGDPKATFAQFFGSASPFQTFFEFGGPIGNRVFSFHDDDMDIDDIGLGVGPQRPGGQGGAFRSHSFNFVGPNSGRGGGKDRAQDPAIEHDLYISLEEILRGCTKKMKISRRVVQPDGSAKKEDKVLTINVKPGWKAGTKITFPKEGDQGRGKVPADIVFIIRDKPHPLFRREGSDIRYTCKISLKQALCGTIIEVPTLTGEKINLNLTREIVKPIMVKRIQGHGLPFPKEPSRKGDLLVSFDIRFPDSLTQSAKDILYDTLPN from the coding sequence ATGGGGAAAGACTACTACAAGATCCTAGGCATAACAAAAAGTGCCAGTGATGATGAGATCAAAAAAGCCTATAGGAAATTAGCCTTAAAGTACCACCCTGATAAGAACAGGAGTCCTGGGGCAGAAGAGAAGTTCAAAGAGATAGCCGAGGCATATGAAGTACTTTCAGATGCCAAGAAGAGGGAAGTTTACGACAAATTTGGAGAAGAGGGACTGAAGGGAGGTGCAGGTGGTACGGCAGGAGGAGGCGGTGGTGGTACAACATACACGTTCCATGGAGATCCAAAGGCAACATTCGCTCAATTCTTTGGCTCTGCTAGCCCCTTCCAAACCTTCTTTGAATTTGGTGGTCCTATTGGGAACCGAGTATTTAGCTTCCACGACGATGACATGGACATTGACGATATCGGTCTGGGTGTTGGTCCTCAACGTCCAGGTGGTCAGGGAGGAGCATTTAGATCACATTCGTTCAACTTTGTAGGCCCTAACTCTGGCAGGGGGGGTGGCAAAGATCGCGCTCAAGATCCTGCTATAGAGCATGATTTGTACATCTCGTTGGAAGAGATTCTGCGTGGTTGcacaaagaaaatgaaaatctctAGGCGGGTAGTACAACCGGACGGTAGCGCAAAAAAGGAGGATAAAGTTCTGACGATCAACGTGAAACCAGGATGGAAAGCTGGCACCAAGATCACTTTCCCGAAAGAAGGTGACCAAGGTCGCGGAAAAGTTCCAGCGGATATCGTTTTCATTATTAGGGACAAGCCACATCCTCTCTTCAGAAGGGAAGGAAGCGACATAAGATACACCTGTAAGATAAGCTTAAAACAAGCTCTATGCGGTACTATCATCGAAGTTCCTACGTTGACTGGTGAAAAAATTAACTTAAATTTGACGAGAGAAATTGTTAAACCAATTATGGTCAAGAGGATTCAGGGTCACGGCCTACCATTCCCAAAAGAACCATCAAGGAAAGGTGATCTCCTGGTTTCGTTCGATATAAGATTTCCCGACTCATTAACGCAAAGTGCAAAGGACATACTATATGATACTCTGCCAAATTGA